The following are from one region of the Staphylococcus argenteus genome:
- the kdpA gene encoding potassium-transporting ATPase subunit KdpA → MVEIILFLVIIVFIAYVFSKYLYRVALIQPTFADGIFRNFENVCFKIIGTDLEHMSAKRYLKHFLAFNALMGLIAFVLLLTQQWLFLNPNHNLNQSFILALNTAASFLTNTNLQHYSGETGATYLTQMIVMTYLMFTSSASGYAVCIAMLRRLTGLTDIIGNFYQDIIRFIVRVLLPISFLLSILLMIQGVPQTLHGNLMICTLSGQIQHIAIGPIASLESIKHLGTNGGGFLGGNASTPFENPNIWSNFIEMGSMMLLPLAILFLFGRMLTKNGRHVHRHVWVLFVTMFIIFISGIILTMWSEYHGNPLFNHLGIHDANFEGKEVRFGIGLSSVFSIITTAFTTGSVNNMHDSLTALGGLGPMIFMMLNIVFGGEGVGLMNLLIYVLLTVFICSLMVGKTPEYLNMPIGGREMKCIVLAFLIHPILILVFSALVYVIPGVSDTITNPSFHGVSQVLYEMTSASANNGSGFEGLKDNTPFWNISTGIIMIFARYIPIILQLMIASSLVRKKSYHQEKYTIAIDKPYFGVSLVVFIILLSGLTFVPVLLLGPIGEFLTLK, encoded by the coding sequence TAGAAATTTTGAAAATGTATGTTTTAAAATAATCGGAACAGATTTAGAGCATATGTCAGCTAAAAGATACTTAAAGCACTTTTTAGCATTTAATGCATTAATGGGTTTAATTGCATTTGTGTTGTTGTTAACGCAACAGTGGCTTTTTTTAAATCCAAATCATAATTTGAATCAGTCGTTTATTTTAGCGCTTAATACGGCAGCATCATTTTTAACAAATACTAATTTACAACATTATAGTGGCGAAACTGGAGCTACGTATTTAACGCAAATGATTGTTATGACTTATTTAATGTTTACATCAAGTGCATCAGGTTATGCCGTATGTATTGCAATGTTGCGTAGGTTAACGGGATTGACAGATATTATAGGAAATTTCTATCAGGATATTATTAGGTTTATAGTGCGTGTACTATTACCAATTTCATTTTTACTAAGTATTTTATTAATGATTCAAGGAGTACCACAAACATTGCATGGCAATTTAATGATTTGCACATTAAGTGGTCAAATACAGCATATTGCTATTGGACCAATAGCTTCACTTGAATCTATTAAACACCTTGGTACCAATGGTGGAGGGTTTTTAGGAGGTAATGCATCAACACCTTTTGAAAATCCAAATATATGGAGTAATTTTATTGAAATGGGCAGTATGATGCTACTTCCGCTAGCAATATTATTTTTATTTGGGCGTATGTTGACTAAAAATGGTAGACACGTACATCGTCATGTTTGGGTATTATTTGTAACAATGTTCATCATTTTTATTAGTGGAATAATTTTAACGATGTGGAGTGAGTACCATGGTAATCCACTATTTAATCATTTAGGTATTCATGATGCTAATTTTGAAGGCAAGGAGGTACGATTTGGTATTGGATTATCATCAGTATTTTCGATTATAACGACTGCTTTTACTACTGGATCTGTTAATAATATGCATGATAGTTTAACGGCATTAGGTGGTTTAGGGCCAATGATATTTATGATGTTAAATATTGTATTTGGTGGAGAAGGTGTCGGATTAATGAATCTATTAATCTACGTATTGTTAACTGTATTTATTTGCAGTTTGATGGTTGGAAAAACACCAGAATATTTAAATATGCCTATCGGAGGTCGTGAGATGAAATGTATAGTGTTAGCATTTCTCATTCATCCAATTTTAATATTAGTTTTCTCTGCACTCGTGTATGTCATTCCTGGTGTTAGTGACACTATTACGAATCCATCATTTCATGGCGTATCTCAAGTACTTTATGAAATGACATCTGCATCTGCAAATAATGGCTCAGGGTTTGAAGGGTTAAAAGACAATACACCGTTTTGGAATATTTCAACAGGTATCATAATGATATTTGCTAGATATATACCAATTATCTTGCAATTGATGATTGCGTCTAGCCTAGTTAGGAAAAAATCTTACCACCAAGAAAAGTATACGATTGCAATTGATAAACCTTATTTTGGTGTATCACTAGTTGTCTTTATCATTTTACTTAGTGGATTAACATTTGTTCCTGTGTTACTTCTCGGTCCAATCGGTGAATTTTTAACTTTAAAATAA